From Thunnus albacares chromosome 22, fThuAlb1.1, whole genome shotgun sequence, the proteins below share one genomic window:
- the LOC122974488 gene encoding E3 ubiquitin-protein ligase RNF144A-like, with protein MGACLSRRKRTMRNDATHQMRNLISEEKERKKEKETEKCYDSKDSTLKFVDREDEMDFLCNDYTSRRALMSCGHAVTPMSLTDYCRRLLDQGEYRFVCGQTDCNAEWPYKEVLKMALLTPEEMREFEKKLFNNSKNCFGAKSCPGCTSSVVRADLNDLRVKCTVCTADKKKDYRFCWQCMREWKGPFPRSDRCENDGCTNQTLETLRTCPEIIFKDVKGVTGCPSIRACPTCGELVEHGKIYCKSIICPRCKVKFCFVCLNLFKECKKTLYRPCSSGVAPRQTSIPVWKRK; from the exons ATGGGCGCATGTCTGTCTAGAAGAAAACGTACAATGAGAAATGATGCTACACATCAAATGCGCAATTTAATTTctgaggaaaaggagaggaagaaggagaaggagacgGAGAAGTGTTATGACTCTAAAGACTCAACACTTAAATTTGTTGATCGGGAGGATGAAATGGATT TTTTGTGCAATGACTACACGTCTCGCAGAGCGCTGATGTCATGTGGTCATGCTGTCACTCCGATGTCTCTCACCGACTATTGTCGCAGGTTGTTGGATCAG GGTGAGTACAGATTTGTCTGTGGTCAAACTGACTGTAATGCTGAATGGCCCTACAAGGAGGTTCTTAAAATGGCTCTTCTGACCCCTGAAGAAATGAGGGAGTTTGAAAAGAAATTGTTTAACAATTCTAAGAATTGCTTTGGGGCCAAATCA TGTCCTGGCTGCACGTCTTCTGTGGTGAGAGCTGACCTGAATGATCTGAGGGTCAAATGCACAGTTTGCACAGCTGACAAAAAGAAGGACTACAGATTCTGCTGGCAGTGCATGAGGGAATGGAAAGGTCCATTTCCCCGTTCAGACCGTTGTGAAAATGATGGCTGCACCAATCAGACACTTGAAACACTGAGAACTTGTCCAGAGATCATCTTTAAGGATGTGAAGGGTGTCACTGGTTGTCCCTCCATCCGTGCCTGTCCCACCTGTGGTGAACTGGTGGAGCATGGCAAAATTTATTGTAAAAGCATCATCTGTCCCAGGTGTAAGGTGAAgttctgttttgtgtgtctgaaccTCTTTAAAGAGTGTAAGAAGACACTTTACAGGCCTTGCTCCAGTGGTGTCGCCCCCAGACAAACCTCTATACCTGTGTGGAAGAGGAAATAA